The following are from one region of the Stigmatella ashevillena genome:
- the recJ gene encoding single-stranded-DNA-specific exonuclease RecJ yields MRWLLPEAVDPQVASLARELGLHPLSARILLHRGYRTPEAVSAFLSDKLADLPDPFLLKGMAAAVERLARALRLGEKITLYGDYDVDGVCSTSLLTLFLRELGARPATYIPHRLGEGYGLNLQAMDRIAEEGTRLLVTLDCGITSVAEVARARELGMDVVIVDHHTVPTTLPAAVAVLNPHQPGCDYPTKTLCAAGVAFNLCMGLRKHLRDEGFFATRKEPLLKGLMDLVALATVADVVPLTGANRILVAHGLQELTAARRPGVRALKEVAGVEPEAPVTAGQVGFRLGPRINAAGRLHDASLGLQLLTSESLEDARRLAGVLDRANAERQGIESSILSEALKQAESLSHARGFVLYAEGWHPGVIGIVASRVVERFHRPTVMVGVNEGIGKGSARSIEGFHLYDALHGCSDMLARFGGHKYAAGLTIEAERLPAFREAFERIALERLTPEDLIPRCKVDAVVTPGELDERAVESLQRLGPFGQGNPEPVLVLRKQMARPRVLPPKTGHGHAHLKLALVDAPGVDAIGFGMADRLSLVEGPVDLAFQVGMDTFRGQRRVSLRLKDLRIAA; encoded by the coding sequence GTGCGGTGGTTGTTACCCGAGGCAGTCGATCCGCAGGTGGCGTCTCTGGCCCGGGAGCTGGGGTTGCACCCGTTGTCGGCGCGGATTCTCCTGCACCGGGGCTACCGGACGCCCGAGGCCGTCTCTGCCTTCCTGTCCGACAAGCTGGCGGACCTGCCGGACCCGTTTCTGCTCAAGGGCATGGCCGCCGCTGTCGAGCGCCTCGCGCGCGCCCTGCGGCTCGGCGAGAAGATCACCCTCTACGGGGACTATGACGTGGACGGGGTGTGCTCCACCTCGCTGCTCACGCTCTTCCTGCGCGAGCTGGGTGCCCGGCCCGCCACCTACATTCCGCATCGCCTGGGAGAGGGCTATGGGCTCAACCTCCAGGCCATGGATCGCATCGCCGAGGAGGGGACTCGGCTGCTCGTCACCCTGGATTGCGGCATCACCTCCGTGGCGGAGGTCGCCCGTGCCCGGGAGCTGGGCATGGACGTGGTCATCGTGGACCACCACACGGTGCCCACCACCCTGCCGGCCGCGGTGGCCGTGCTCAACCCGCACCAGCCTGGGTGCGACTACCCCACCAAGACGCTGTGTGCCGCCGGGGTGGCCTTCAACCTCTGCATGGGGCTTCGCAAGCACCTGCGCGACGAGGGCTTCTTCGCCACGCGCAAGGAGCCCCTCCTCAAGGGGTTGATGGACCTGGTGGCCCTGGCCACCGTGGCGGATGTGGTGCCGCTCACTGGGGCCAACCGCATCCTCGTGGCCCACGGCCTCCAGGAGCTGACCGCCGCGCGCCGTCCCGGGGTCCGCGCCCTCAAGGAAGTGGCGGGAGTGGAGCCGGAGGCCCCCGTCACCGCGGGGCAGGTGGGTTTTCGTCTTGGGCCTCGCATCAATGCCGCGGGCCGCTTGCACGACGCGTCGCTGGGGCTTCAGCTGCTCACCTCCGAGTCCCTGGAGGATGCCCGGCGGCTGGCCGGGGTGCTGGACCGGGCCAATGCCGAGCGTCAGGGCATTGAGAGCTCCATCTTGTCCGAGGCGCTCAAGCAGGCCGAGTCCCTGTCGCATGCGCGCGGCTTCGTGCTGTACGCGGAGGGGTGGCACCCGGGCGTCATCGGCATTGTCGCCTCGCGCGTGGTGGAGCGCTTCCACCGGCCCACCGTCATGGTGGGGGTGAACGAGGGCATCGGAAAGGGCTCGGCGCGCAGCATCGAGGGCTTTCACCTCTATGATGCGCTCCACGGCTGTTCGGACATGCTGGCGCGCTTCGGCGGCCACAAGTACGCGGCGGGGCTCACCATCGAAGCGGAACGGCTGCCCGCGTTTCGTGAGGCCTTCGAGCGCATCGCCCTCGAGCGGCTCACGCCGGAGGATTTGATCCCTCGCTGCAAGGTGGATGCGGTGGTGACACCGGGTGAGCTGGACGAGCGCGCCGTGGAGTCCCTCCAGCGCCTGGGCCCCTTTGGACAGGGCAACCCCGAGCCCGTGCTGGTGCTGCGCAAGCAGATGGCGCGCCCTCGGGTGCTCCCCCCCAAGACGGGCCATGGCCATGCTCACCTCAAACTGGCGCTCGTGGATGCTCCCGGGGTGGATGCCATCGGCTTCGGCATGGCGGACCGGCTCTCGCTCGTGGAAGGGCCGGTGGATCTGGCCTTCCAGGTGGGCATGGACACCTTCCGCGGGCAGCGGCGTGTGTCCTTGAGGCTCAAGGATCTGCGCATCGCTGCCTGA
- a CDS encoding outer membrane beta-barrel protein: protein MFRTGIKVLGLMLVLGTAGTAAAQEGPQGRVKVFLKGGVGDYTGDVGESVKIGPTWGLTLNVQPLRFLGFEVGYEGGRNSIATDLLDLALTRHGGSALVKLGLPVLEAIKPFVGVGIGISRISVGGDLLQRGDYVSDTVKELPLVAGIEFNTGSLTAGARATYRPFLDQNIREQVEDPSGGYFDFAITLGARF, encoded by the coding sequence ATGTTTCGGACGGGCATCAAGGTGCTGGGGCTCATGCTGGTGTTGGGCACAGCGGGCACGGCTGCCGCCCAGGAAGGTCCCCAAGGACGGGTGAAGGTGTTTCTCAAGGGCGGTGTGGGTGACTACACGGGTGATGTCGGCGAGAGCGTCAAGATCGGCCCGACCTGGGGGCTGACGTTGAACGTGCAGCCGCTGCGCTTCCTGGGCTTCGAGGTGGGCTACGAGGGAGGCCGCAACAGCATCGCGACCGACCTCCTCGATCTCGCCCTCACGCGCCATGGCGGCAGCGCCCTGGTGAAGCTGGGCCTTCCCGTCCTGGAGGCCATCAAACCCTTCGTGGGCGTGGGCATCGGCATCTCGCGCATCTCGGTGGGCGGAGATCTGCTCCAGCGCGGAGACTACGTCTCGGACACGGTGAAGGAACTGCCCCTGGTGGCGGGCATCGAGTTCAACACGGGCTCGCTCACCGCAGGCGCCCGGGCCACCTACCGGCCGTTCCTGGACCAGAACATCCGCGAGCAGGTGGAAGACCCGAGCGGTGGCTACTTCGACTTCGCCATCACTCTGGGGGCGCGCTTCTAG
- a CDS encoding DUF2845 domain-containing protein: MRSLWMVLPLALFSLPTLGHAASLRCGANLVSDGASRNEVLAKCGEPADKAVRNVAQETKKQTGENESSKEIVYKTFEDWTYNFGTQRLMQVVTFEDGKLIDVQSTRHGH, encoded by the coding sequence ATGCGGTCCCTGTGGATGGTTCTACCCCTGGCGCTCTTCTCTCTCCCAACGTTGGGGCATGCCGCTTCGCTCCGATGCGGGGCCAACCTCGTCTCGGACGGTGCCAGCCGGAACGAGGTGCTCGCCAAGTGTGGAGAACCTGCGGACAAAGCCGTTCGTAACGTGGCCCAGGAGACGAAGAAGCAGACCGGCGAGAACGAGTCCTCGAAAGAGATCGTCTACAAGACCTTCGAGGATTGGACATACAACTTCGGCACCCAGCGGCTGATGCAGGTGGTGACGTTCGAGGACGGCAAGCTCATCGACGTCCAGAGCACCCGCCACGGCCATTAG
- a CDS encoding M28 family peptidase — protein sequence MTLSSGRGLLLGFLLLGVLLPLVWLRGQPPAVRGAEESQDRFSVQRASALRARLMDGMGAHRVGQPALRVLRERLLSEFQQLGLPLEVQSTFVCSDYGTCATVANLLGRIPGRGPRAAGRHAVMLAVHYDSVGAGPGVSDDFNGTAAMLEIARLLKAGPAPRNDIILLITDGEEYGLLGAHAFAKHPWASEVAAVVNVEARGTSGLSYLFETGVNNAWLVDLYAEHVDRPATNSLAYAVYKKMPNDTDLTVFKAHGMNGLGVANIDGVVHYHTPYDDLVHSDPRTLQHHGDVALSLIRALGEVDLSVEHLGDAAFVDLMGLCVLHWPVGWTPVIALVGLLLVFAGAWRWSRQEPLTLRQLGWASLGWWGLVLLCAGVGFAFFKLLEFTGAASAPWIAHPGPAFAAFGLFLVWVFLLLCRLIAGRASGTARWTAVWSWWGLLMVGLSLAFPDAIPALLLPVPVVGLVAVLSPRGGSRAVAVGVGTLAACLLLLPLIFFMESTLGLPALTLVGLVAGLMLATLLPLAPARLPRGGMLIGVCAVGVVGLSLWASFLSPYSDQAPQRLNIVYRFDSDRQRDFWALEGDLSRVPEPLAEFRQSMREKTTPWAKTPSPLLLSTASAGLTAPELEPTRIETVAGGRILHLKVRSTRGAPIVNVAFSPGERITSVRVNGQPQPAQKERIRKLYSPWRPISCVTDSPDGCSVEVVLEGSEPIEAFLSDESPGVPPGKFSRRAEWKDFVPSQNGDVTLTLRSLKL from the coding sequence ATGACGCTCTCATCCGGACGGGGATTGCTGCTGGGGTTCTTGCTCCTTGGAGTTCTGCTTCCGCTGGTCTGGCTCCGGGGCCAACCCCCTGCCGTTCGAGGCGCCGAGGAATCTCAGGACCGTTTCTCCGTGCAGCGGGCCAGTGCGCTGCGCGCGCGGCTGATGGACGGGATGGGGGCTCATCGCGTGGGGCAACCAGCCCTGCGAGTCCTTCGCGAGCGTCTCCTGTCGGAATTCCAGCAACTGGGCTTGCCGCTGGAAGTGCAGTCCACCTTTGTGTGCTCCGATTACGGGACCTGCGCAACGGTGGCGAATCTCCTCGGCCGGATTCCTGGGCGGGGGCCCCGGGCCGCTGGGCGCCACGCGGTCATGCTCGCGGTGCACTACGACTCGGTGGGGGCAGGCCCAGGCGTCTCCGACGACTTCAATGGCACGGCAGCCATGTTGGAGATCGCCCGGCTCCTCAAGGCAGGCCCTGCGCCGCGCAATGACATCATCCTGCTCATCACGGACGGGGAGGAATACGGTCTGCTCGGTGCCCACGCCTTCGCGAAGCACCCCTGGGCGAGCGAGGTGGCCGCTGTCGTCAATGTGGAGGCCCGGGGGACATCGGGGTTGAGCTACTTGTTCGAGACGGGCGTGAACAATGCGTGGCTCGTGGATCTTTATGCGGAGCACGTTGACCGGCCTGCGACGAACTCCCTTGCTTACGCCGTCTACAAGAAAATGCCCAACGACACGGATCTCACCGTGTTCAAGGCCCACGGCATGAACGGGCTGGGCGTCGCGAACATCGATGGGGTGGTGCACTACCACACGCCTTATGACGATCTGGTGCACTCGGATCCCAGGACCCTCCAGCACCACGGCGATGTGGCCCTATCGTTGATCCGGGCGCTGGGAGAGGTGGATCTCTCCGTGGAACACTTGGGGGATGCTGCTTTCGTGGACCTGATGGGCCTGTGTGTCCTCCACTGGCCCGTGGGATGGACTCCCGTCATCGCCCTGGTGGGGCTGCTGCTCGTGTTCGCAGGGGCTTGGCGTTGGTCCCGGCAGGAGCCGCTCACGCTGCGGCAACTGGGGTGGGCGAGCTTGGGCTGGTGGGGATTGGTTCTGCTGTGCGCCGGGGTGGGCTTTGCCTTCTTCAAGCTCCTGGAGTTCACGGGAGCCGCTTCTGCTCCGTGGATCGCTCACCCCGGACCTGCGTTCGCCGCGTTCGGCTTGTTCCTGGTGTGGGTCTTCCTCCTGCTCTGCCGACTCATCGCGGGCAGGGCCAGCGGCACGGCCCGCTGGACCGCTGTGTGGTCGTGGTGGGGATTGCTGATGGTGGGGCTTTCGCTCGCCTTTCCCGATGCCATTCCTGCGCTCTTGCTCCCAGTGCCCGTGGTGGGGCTTGTCGCGGTGCTGTCCCCTCGTGGAGGGAGCCGTGCCGTGGCCGTGGGGGTGGGCACCCTCGCGGCATGCCTTCTGTTGCTTCCCTTGATCTTCTTCATGGAGAGCACGCTGGGGCTGCCTGCGCTCACCTTGGTGGGACTTGTTGCTGGACTGATGCTCGCCACCCTCCTACCGCTGGCGCCGGCCCGGCTGCCGCGTGGCGGGATGCTGATCGGCGTCTGCGCGGTGGGGGTCGTGGGGCTGTCGCTCTGGGCGAGTTTCCTCTCGCCCTACTCGGACCAGGCGCCGCAGCGGCTGAACATCGTCTATCGGTTCGACTCGGACCGTCAGAGGGACTTCTGGGCCTTGGAGGGAGACCTGAGCCGGGTGCCAGAGCCGCTTGCGGAGTTCCGGCAGAGCATGCGGGAGAAGACCACCCCATGGGCGAAGACGCCTTCGCCCCTGCTCCTCTCCACGGCCTCCGCCGGGCTGACCGCGCCGGAGCTGGAGCCCACGCGCATCGAGACGGTCGCGGGGGGACGCATTCTCCATTTGAAGGTGCGCTCGACACGGGGGGCCCCCATCGTGAACGTGGCGTTTTCACCCGGGGAGCGCATCACCTCGGTGCGGGTGAATGGACAGCCACAACCTGCGCAGAAGGAGCGAATCCGCAAACTCTACAGCCCCTGGCGGCCCATCTCCTGCGTGACGGACTCGCCCGATGGGTGTTCCGTGGAGGTGGTGCTGGAGGGCAGTGAGCCCATCGAGGCATTTCTCTCCGACGAGTCCCCGGGAGTGCCGCCGGGAAAATTCTCGCGCCGCGCGGAATGGAAGGACTTCGTGCCCAGCCAGAACGGGGACGTCACGCTGACCCTTCGCTCCCTGAAGCTGTAG
- a CDS encoding phospholipase D-like domain-containing protein — MAVLPAPPGLIHDIAEQAFSRASGAPLISGNAVRVLLDGEENYSAWLEAIRHAGQSVLFENYIIEEDEVGWAFAEALSERARAGVKVRVIRDWLGSLGGASNQFWRELEAAGVEVRCFNPPQLTSPLGWLSRDHRKMIAIDGRIGFVTGLCVSKRWLGDPARPLSAWRDTGLEVRGPAIAYLERAFAQVWRETGAALSPELLSEPGSIPLAGQVSLRIVADEPNSTGLFRLDQIIAAAARRTLWLTDAYFVGFAPYVQALRAAARDGVDVRLLVPSTTDIPLISPLSRAGYRPLLEAGVRVFEWNGTMIHAKTAVADGRWARIGSSNLNLASFVGNYELDAAIDDEQVARKMEEIYAADLSNSTEITLTARKRVKPLRPRRVRASLGAHPPVGAVRFANAVGAAAAASTRTLGAVESSIMLGLALMLLAVAAIAIAWPTGMAYSIAAIGVWFALTLLLRIYRTSRQRQHEAAGGARSAPPE; from the coding sequence GTGGCCGTCCTGCCTGCCCCCCCGGGGCTCATTCATGACATCGCCGAGCAGGCTTTCTCCCGGGCCTCGGGGGCGCCGCTCATCTCAGGCAACGCGGTGCGTGTGCTGCTGGATGGCGAGGAGAACTATTCCGCCTGGCTCGAGGCCATTCGCCACGCGGGGCAGTCGGTTCTCTTCGAGAACTACATCATCGAGGAGGACGAAGTCGGTTGGGCCTTCGCGGAAGCCCTTTCGGAGCGGGCGCGGGCGGGCGTGAAGGTGAGGGTCATCCGGGACTGGCTCGGCTCTCTCGGGGGGGCCTCGAATCAATTCTGGAGAGAGCTCGAGGCGGCGGGCGTGGAGGTGCGCTGCTTCAACCCCCCGCAGCTCACCAGCCCGTTGGGGTGGCTGAGCCGCGACCATCGCAAGATGATCGCCATCGACGGGCGCATCGGGTTCGTGACGGGGCTGTGCGTCAGCAAGCGCTGGCTGGGAGATCCGGCGCGTCCGCTGTCCGCGTGGCGCGATACGGGGCTCGAGGTTCGTGGCCCCGCCATCGCGTACCTGGAGCGCGCGTTCGCGCAGGTGTGGCGGGAGACCGGAGCGGCCTTGTCCCCGGAGCTGTTGTCGGAGCCCGGCTCCATTCCGTTGGCGGGACAGGTCTCTCTGCGCATCGTGGCGGACGAGCCGAACTCAACAGGCCTGTTCCGGCTGGACCAGATCATCGCCGCCGCGGCCCGCCGGACGCTCTGGCTCACGGATGCTTATTTCGTGGGCTTCGCGCCGTACGTCCAGGCCCTGCGCGCGGCTGCCCGGGATGGCGTCGACGTGCGGTTGCTGGTGCCGAGCACGACGGACATTCCGCTCATCAGTCCGCTCTCGCGGGCAGGGTACCGGCCCTTGCTGGAGGCGGGTGTCCGGGTGTTCGAATGGAATGGAACCATGATTCACGCCAAGACCGCCGTCGCGGATGGGCGGTGGGCACGCATCGGCTCCTCGAACCTGAACCTCGCCAGCTTCGTCGGCAACTATGAGCTGGATGCGGCCATTGATGACGAGCAGGTGGCGCGGAAGATGGAGGAGATCTACGCGGCGGATCTCTCGAACAGCACCGAGATCACCCTCACCGCCCGCAAGCGGGTGAAGCCCTTGCGGCCCCGGCGCGTGCGTGCCTCGTTGGGCGCTCACCCACCCGTGGGAGCGGTCCGCTTCGCGAACGCCGTCGGTGCCGCCGCCGCTGCCAGCACCCGGACGTTGGGCGCCGTGGAGAGCAGCATCATGCTGGGGCTTGCGCTCATGCTGCTCGCCGTCGCCGCGATCGCCATCGCGTGGCCTACCGGGATGGCTTACTCGATCGCGGCGATTGGCGTGTGGTTCGCGCTGACACTCTTGCTGCGCATCTACCGGACCTCCCGGCAGCGCCAGCACGAGGCCGCCGGAGGCGCTAGAAGCGCGCCCCCAGAGTGA
- a CDS encoding pyridoxal phosphate-dependent decarboxylase family protein — MDKRLMMDLEGMAVLLDRTKAEAQSFLGQLDSLPPAVKATAQEPLSLPAEGLGAEQSLRLFMDRYGRELGGSTGPRYFGFVQGGTTPAALAGDWMASTLDLNPFSAGSSAAPQVELETLKLLRELLDLPETFSGGFVSGATMSNFVGMACARQWVARQLNVDVAEKGLYSLGPMIVLSASPHSSTLKALSMLGMGRGCLRKVASQPGREAMDVDALRAQLEALKGQPCIVVASAGTVNTGDYDNLAAIGQLKEHYTFWLHVDGAFGGLAACSPALAHLTQGMALADSVTVDAHKWLNVPYDSALQFTRHLDLLHEVFRNSAAYLDVRQGPPSFADLGPENSRRFRALPAWLTLMAYGREGYRDIIERNCQLARMLGEHIEGSTAFRLLAPVRLNIVCFTLRQEGGATQEAIRTFLDRLRDDGRVFLTPTVYGGVQGVRAALSNWRTTSRDIEIAWSAMREMAPQGS; from the coding sequence ATGGATAAACGCCTGATGATGGATCTGGAGGGGATGGCTGTGTTGTTGGATCGGACCAAGGCGGAGGCCCAATCCTTTCTGGGCCAACTTGACAGTCTTCCTCCTGCAGTGAAGGCCACGGCCCAAGAACCCCTGTCGTTGCCCGCGGAGGGACTGGGCGCGGAGCAATCCTTGCGGCTCTTCATGGACCGGTATGGGCGGGAGCTGGGAGGGAGCACGGGGCCCCGCTATTTTGGTTTTGTCCAGGGAGGGACGACGCCCGCGGCCCTTGCAGGGGATTGGATGGCGAGCACGCTCGATCTGAACCCGTTCAGTGCAGGAAGCTCAGCCGCTCCCCAGGTGGAGTTGGAGACGCTCAAGCTCTTGCGTGAGCTGTTGGATTTGCCCGAGACCTTCTCGGGCGGGTTCGTGTCTGGGGCGACCATGTCGAACTTCGTGGGCATGGCCTGCGCGAGACAGTGGGTGGCTCGCCAGCTCAACGTGGACGTGGCCGAGAAGGGGCTGTACTCGCTGGGACCCATGATCGTCCTCAGCGCCAGCCCGCATTCGAGTACCCTCAAGGCCCTGTCCATGCTCGGGATGGGGCGTGGTTGTCTGCGCAAGGTGGCCAGTCAGCCGGGGCGGGAGGCCATGGATGTCGATGCGCTTCGCGCCCAACTCGAGGCCCTGAAGGGGCAGCCTTGCATTGTCGTGGCCAGTGCTGGAACGGTGAACACCGGCGATTACGACAACCTGGCGGCCATTGGCCAGCTCAAGGAACACTACACGTTCTGGTTGCATGTCGATGGCGCCTTTGGAGGTCTCGCGGCGTGCTCGCCCGCGCTCGCCCACCTGACTCAGGGGATGGCGTTGGCGGACTCGGTGACCGTGGACGCGCACAAGTGGTTGAACGTTCCGTATGACTCCGCATTGCAGTTCACCCGCCACCTGGACTTGCTGCACGAGGTCTTCCGCAACAGCGCCGCTTATCTCGATGTGCGGCAGGGGCCTCCCTCGTTCGCGGATCTGGGACCGGAGAACTCGCGCCGTTTCCGGGCCCTTCCCGCGTGGTTGACACTGATGGCCTATGGCCGGGAGGGCTACCGGGACATCATCGAACGCAACTGCCAACTCGCGCGCATGTTGGGCGAGCACATCGAGGGCTCCACGGCCTTCAGGTTGTTGGCGCCCGTGCGGCTCAACATCGTCTGCTTCACGTTGCGTCAGGAGGGAGGCGCGACCCAGGAGGCCATCCGGACCTTTCTGGATCGGCTCCGCGACGATGGGCGGGTCTTCCTCACTCCGACCGTTTATGGTGGAGTCCAGGGGGTTCGTGCGGCCCTTTCCAATTGGCGGACCACGTCGCGGGACATCGAGATCGCGTGGTCCGCGATGCGGGAGATGGCCCCCCAGGGCAGTTAG
- a CDS encoding YHS domain-containing protein, with product MKGVQSRHLDPVCGRQVEGPDGRPSSEYKKRRYFFCSERCRSTFEKQAERFRLNDLARAGALLTPGRVRWGIS from the coding sequence ATGAAGGGCGTGCAAAGCCGTCATCTGGATCCAGTCTGTGGCAGGCAGGTGGAAGGACCCGATGGACGTCCGTCGTCGGAATACAAGAAGCGCCGGTACTTCTTCTGCTCGGAGCGGTGCCGCTCGACGTTCGAAAAGCAAGCGGAGCGCTTCCGGTTGAATGACCTGGCACGGGCCGGGGCGCTGCTGACGCCCGGACGGGTGCGCTGGGGCATCTCCTGA
- a CDS encoding bifunctional acetate--CoA ligase family protein/GNAT family N-acetyltransferase yields the protein MSVRPPLDPAYDLLHQQARHPLDALFSPRSVAVIGASERQGSVGRTLLWNLISNPFGGTVYPVNPKRTNVLGIRTWPSISAIPEPVDLAVIVTPAPTVPAVIRECADAGVKGAIIISAGFKETGVEGALLEQEVLREARRGRMRIIGPNCLGLMRPTTGLNATFAGAMARPGNVAFISQSGALLTAILDWSQRETVGFSAFVSLGSMLDVGWGDLIDYLGNDPRTRSILLYMESIGDARAFLSAAREVALQKPIIVIKAGRTEQAAKAAASHTGTLAGSDEVLTAAFRRAGVLRVDSIADLFHMAEVLAKQPRPEGRRLTLVTNAGGPGVLATDALVSGGGELAKPSDKTLSALNGFLPPQWSHSNPVDILGDADPERYAKALEAAGADENSDGLLVILTPQDMTEPTQTADRLKPYARLGKPVLASWMGGSEVAAGERILNDAGIPTFGYPDTAARIFNYMWRYSYYLSALYETPTLAEESTGNAREQARAFIDAARAEGRTLLTEYESKQLLAAYGIATVETRLAATEDEAVSQADALGYPVVVKLHSRTISHKTDVGGVRLNLTSASQVREAFSGIQRTLHGLGQAESFHGVTVQPMVRLDGYELIVGSSLDAQFGPVLLFGAGGILVEVFQDRALGLPPLNTTLARRLMERTLIYKALQGVRGRPPVDLAALEKLLVRFSKLVVEQRLIKEVDINPLLASAERLLALDARVVLHEPGVPESSLPPLAIHPYPHQYEGRLRTRDGTELIVRPIRPEDEPKMEAFHHALSEQSVFMRYAGMMRLDQRVAHERLARICFIDYAREMALLAVSPTPEGGEIVGVGRLTRLQGTGDGEFAMLISDRMQYQGLGTEMLQRLVAIGREWGLERIVADILSRNTPMQRVCRKLGFDIIADPDPTEEMVRAVKVLV from the coding sequence ATGTCTGTTCGCCCTCCTTTGGATCCCGCCTACGATCTGCTGCATCAGCAGGCCCGTCATCCGCTGGATGCCCTCTTCTCGCCTCGAAGCGTGGCTGTCATTGGCGCCAGCGAGCGCCAGGGCAGCGTGGGGCGAACCCTGTTGTGGAACCTCATCAGCAATCCCTTCGGCGGGACCGTCTACCCCGTCAATCCGAAGCGGACGAATGTCCTCGGCATCCGGACCTGGCCTTCCATCTCCGCCATCCCAGAGCCTGTGGACTTGGCCGTCATCGTCACCCCCGCCCCCACGGTGCCAGCCGTTATCCGGGAGTGCGCCGACGCAGGGGTCAAGGGCGCCATCATCATCTCCGCCGGCTTCAAGGAGACAGGGGTGGAGGGCGCGCTGCTGGAGCAGGAAGTCCTGCGCGAGGCCCGACGGGGGCGCATGCGCATCATCGGCCCCAACTGCCTGGGATTGATGCGGCCGACCACCGGGCTCAATGCCACCTTCGCGGGCGCCATGGCCCGGCCCGGCAACGTGGCCTTCATCAGCCAGAGTGGTGCCCTGTTGACCGCCATCCTGGACTGGAGCCAGCGAGAGACGGTGGGCTTCAGCGCCTTCGTCTCCCTGGGCTCGATGCTGGACGTGGGCTGGGGAGACCTCATCGACTACCTGGGCAATGATCCCCGCACGCGCAGCATCCTGCTCTACATGGAGTCCATCGGCGACGCGCGGGCCTTCCTCTCGGCGGCCCGCGAAGTGGCGCTCCAGAAGCCCATCATCGTCATCAAGGCGGGGCGGACCGAACAGGCGGCCAAGGCGGCGGCCTCCCACACCGGAACGCTCGCGGGCAGTGACGAGGTGCTGACCGCCGCCTTCCGCCGTGCGGGCGTGCTGCGGGTGGACAGCATCGCGGACCTCTTCCACATGGCCGAGGTGCTGGCCAAACAGCCACGCCCCGAGGGACGAAGGCTCACGCTGGTCACGAACGCGGGCGGCCCGGGGGTGCTGGCCACGGATGCGCTGGTCTCCGGAGGGGGTGAGCTGGCAAAGCCCTCGGACAAGACCCTCTCGGCGCTCAATGGCTTCCTGCCGCCACAATGGAGCCACAGCAATCCCGTGGACATCCTGGGAGACGCGGATCCAGAGCGGTACGCGAAGGCATTGGAGGCCGCCGGCGCGGACGAGAACAGCGATGGGCTGCTCGTCATCCTCACCCCCCAGGACATGACGGAGCCCACCCAGACGGCGGATCGGCTCAAGCCCTACGCCCGCCTGGGCAAGCCCGTGCTGGCCAGTTGGATGGGCGGCTCGGAAGTCGCCGCGGGGGAGCGCATCCTCAACGACGCGGGCATCCCCACGTTTGGCTATCCCGACACGGCCGCCCGCATCTTCAATTACATGTGGCGCTACAGCTACTACCTGAGTGCCCTGTACGAGACGCCCACCCTGGCGGAGGAGTCCACCGGCAACGCACGGGAACAGGCCCGGGCCTTCATTGACGCCGCGCGGGCGGAAGGACGAACGCTCCTCACGGAGTACGAGTCCAAGCAGTTGCTGGCGGCGTATGGCATCGCCACGGTAGAGACGCGGCTGGCGGCCACGGAGGACGAGGCGGTGTCTCAAGCCGACGCCCTGGGCTATCCGGTGGTGGTAAAGCTCCACTCCCGGACCATCTCCCACAAGACGGACGTGGGCGGAGTCCGGCTGAACCTGACAAGCGCCTCCCAGGTGCGCGAGGCCTTCTCCGGCATCCAACGGACCTTGCACGGGCTGGGGCAGGCCGAATCCTTCCACGGCGTGACGGTGCAGCCCATGGTCCGGCTGGACGGGTACGAGCTCATCGTCGGCAGCAGCCTGGATGCCCAGTTCGGTCCCGTGCTGCTCTTCGGGGCCGGTGGCATCCTCGTCGAGGTGTTCCAGGACCGGGCCCTGGGCCTGCCGCCGTTGAACACCACCCTGGCGCGCCGGCTGATGGAGCGCACGCTCATCTACAAGGCCCTGCAAGGCGTCCGGGGACGGCCCCCGGTGGACCTGGCGGCGCTGGAGAAGCTGCTGGTCCGCTTCAGCAAGCTGGTGGTGGAGCAGCGGCTCATCAAGGAGGTGGACATCAACCCCTTGCTCGCCTCGGCCGAGCGGCTGCTCGCGCTGGACGCACGAGTGGTGCTGCATGAGCCCGGGGTGCCAGAGTCCTCGCTACCGCCCCTCGCCATCCACCCCTACCCCCACCAATACGAGGGGCGGCTGCGTACCCGGGATGGGACAGAGCTGATCGTCCGGCCCATCCGTCCCGAGGATGAGCCCAAGATGGAGGCGTTCCACCACGCCCTGTCCGAGCAGAGCGTCTTCATGCGCTACGCGGGGATGATGCGGCTGGACCAGCGCGTGGCCCACGAGCGCCTGGCCCGCATCTGCTTCATCGACTATGCGCGGGAGATGGCCCTGCTGGCCGTGAGCCCCACGCCTGAAGGGGGCGAAATCGTCGGGGTGGGCCGGCTGACGCGCCTGCAAGGCACCGGTGACGGCGAGTTCGCCATGCTCATCAGCGACCGGATGCAGTACCAGGGACTGGGGACCGAGATGCTCCAGCGGCTCGTGGCCATCGGCCGCGAGTGGGGGCTGGAGCGCATCGTCGCGGACATCCTGTCGCGCAACACCCCCATGCAGCGCGTCTGCCGGAAACTGGGCTTCGACATCATCGCCGATCCAGACCCCACCGAAGAGATGGTCCGGGCCGTGAAAGTCCTGGTTTGA